A single window of Labeo rohita strain BAU-BD-2019 chromosome 4, IGBB_LRoh.1.0, whole genome shotgun sequence DNA harbors:
- the LOC127164504 gene encoding zinc finger protein 665, with product MAFIKVESEDMKIEEAFRVGHEDTEKQQTEMAFIKEESEDVKIEAFRVEHEDTEEQQTKMSFIKDESEDMRIEEAVRVKHEDNEEQIEMACIKEESEDVRIEESISLKHEDNEEQTDLMALKEESQELNVMEESKQYDKHCDFMTEEKSFTTPKTETRYLEFQMRVHTGEKPYTCKLCGNSFTLKVNLNLHMRTHAGEKPFMCAHCGKSFKQKKYLNAHVTIHTGEKPYTCKQCGKSYKRNENLKIHMRIHTGEKPYTCKLCGKSFTQKENLRIHTGIHTGEKPFTCSQCGRSFKQKKYLNGHMKIHTGEKPFVCNQCKKSFRYKAHLDLHMRIHSGENCFMCHQCGKNFSHRGNFENHMRVHTGEKPFTCHNCEKSFTNKGNLKIHMRVHTGEKPYKCLQCDMSFTYHTNLKRHLQTHSGKEIQTSCHTQENGNFSNHLRIDSEERTFILVWRRDVIRLRHTPASVFLLKKVIKMPFIKEESEDVKIEETFRVKHEDTEEQQTETPLIKEEGEDVRTEELFRVKYENTDEQTKMTFIKEESEDMKIEESSRVKHEDAEEQTDLMALKEESQELNEMEEKNHYDKCHDFMTGENCFTYLLTQKTENLKVQMRVHTGEEPYTCKLCGKSFSQKLNLNIHMRIHTGKKSFMCSQCGKSFKQKKYLNAHVTIHTGEKPYTCRMCGKSYKRNENLKIHMNVHTGEKPYTCKLCGKSYKRKENLQFHMSVHTGEKPYTSNLCGKSFTQNENLTFHRGIHIGEKPFTCSQCGKSFKQKRYLNGHMTIHTGEKPFVCDQCGKSFRCKGHRDLHMRSHSGENCFICQLCGKSFSHRGNFENHIRVHTGEKPFTCQECGKSFTNKGNLKIHMRVHTGEKPYKCLQCDMSFAYHTDVKRHLQTHS from the exons ATGGCGTTTATTAAAGTGGAGAGTGAAGACATGAAAATTGAAGAAGCTTTCAGAGTAGGACATGAAGATACTGAGAAACAACAAACAGAGATGgcgtttattaaagaggagagtgaagacgTGAAGATTGAAGCTTTCAGAGTTgaacatgaagatactgaggaacaacAAACAAAGATGTCGTTTATTAAGGATGAGAGTGAAGATATGAGGATTGAAGAAGCTGTCAGAGTCAAACACGAAGATAACGAGGAACAAATAGAGATGGCGTgtattaaagaggagagtgaagacgTGAGGATTGAAGAATCAATCAGTCTCAAACATGAAGATaatgaggaacaaacag ACCTGATGGCGTTGAAAGAGGAGAGTCAAGAACTGAATGTAATGGAAGAGTCAAAGCAGTATGACAAACATTGTGATTTTATGACTGAGGAAAAATCTTTTACGACTCCAAAAACAGAAACTAGATACCTTGAATTCCAgatgagagttcacactggagagaagccttacacTTGCAAACTGTGTGGAAACAGTTTTACACTAAAAGTAAATCTTAACCTTCACATGAGAACTCATGCTGGAGAGAAGCCATTCATGTGCGCTCATTGTGGAAAaagttttaaacagaaaaagtaCCTTAATGCCCACGTGacaattcacactggagagaaaccttacacTTGCAAACAGTGTGGGAAAAGCtacaaaagaaatgaaaatcttaaaattcacatgagaattcacactggagaaaagccttacacctgcaaactgtgtgggaagagctttacacaaaaagaaaatcttaGAATTCACACAGGAattcacaccggagagaagccATTCACATGCTCTCAGTGTGGAAGgagttttaaacagaaaaagtaCCTCAACGGCCACATGAAAATtcatactggagagaagccgtttGTTTGTAATCAGTGTAAAAAGAGTTTCAGGTATAAAGCGCACCTTGATCTTCACATGAGGATTCACTCAGGAGAGAACTGTTTTATGTGTCACCAGTGTGGGAAGAATTTCTCACACAGAGGAAACTTTGAGAATCACATgcgagttcacactggagagaaaccgttcACTTGCCATAATTGTGAAAAGAGTTTCACAAATAAAGGAAACCTTAAGattcacatgagagttcacactggagagaaaccttacaagtgtcttcagtgtgacatgaGTTTCACATATCACACAAACCTGAAACGGCACTTGCAAACTCATTCTGGAAAGGAAATCCAAACCTCATGTCACACTCAGGAAAATGGCAATTTCAGTAATCATCTGCGCATTGACTCTGAAGAAAG gacttttattttggtgtggCGGCGTGATGTCATAAGGCTGCGTCACACTCCTGCATCTGTGTTTCTGCTGAAGaaag TTATAAAGATGccgtttattaaagaggagagtgaagatgtgaagattgaagaaacattcagagtcaaacatgaagatactgaagAACAACAAACAGAGACGCCACTTATTAAAGAGGAGGGTGAAGACGTGAGGACTGAAGAATTATTTCGTGTCAAATACGAAAATACAGATGAACAAACTAAGATGacgtttattaaagaggagagtgaagacatgAAGATTGAAGAATCATCCAGAGTCAAACATGAAGAtgctgaggaacaaacag ACCTGATGGCGCTGAAAGAGGAGAGTCAAGAACTGAAtgaaatggaagaaaaaaatcattatgacaAATGTCATGATTTCATGACTGGTGAAAATTGTTTTACTTACTTGCTGactcaaaaaacagaaaaccttAAAGTCCAGATGAGAGTTCACACGGGAGAAGAGCCTTACACTTGCAAATTGTGTGGGAAGAGTTTCTCCCAAAAACTAAATCTAAACattcacatgagaattcacactggaaaGAAGTCATTCATGtgctctcagtgtggaaaaagttttaaacagaaaaagtaCCTTAATGCCCACGTGacaattcacactggagagaaaccttacacCTGTAGAATGTGTGGGAAAAGCTACAAAAGGAATGAAAATCTTAAAATTCATATGAatgttcacactggagagaagccttacaccTGCAAACTATGTGGAAAGAgctacaaaagaaaagaaaatcttcAATTCCACATGAgtgttcacactggagagaagccataCACCTCAAATCTGTGTGGGAAGAGCTTTacacaaaatgaaaatcttACATTTCACAGAGGAATTCACATTGGAGAGAAGCCATTCACATGCTCtcaatgtggaaagagttttaaaCAGAAAAGGTACCTCAACGGCCACATGacaattcacactggagagaagccgtttgtttgtgatcagtgtggaaagagtttcaggtGTAAAGGACACCGTGACCTCCACATGAGGAGTCACTCAGGAGAGAACTGTTTTATATGTCAGctgtgtgggaagagtttcTCACACAGAGGAAACTTTGAGAATCACATtcgagttcacactggagagaaacctttcaCCTGCCAAGAGTGTGGAAAGAGCTTCACCAATAAAGGAAACCTTAAGattcacatgagagttcacactggagagaaaccttacaagtgtcttcagtgtgacatgaGTTTCGCATATCACACAGACGTGAAACGGCACTTGCAAACTCATTCTTGA